Proteins encoded together in one Pseudomonas sp. TCU-HL1 window:
- a CDS encoding chemotaxis protein CheB, whose translation MTEKTSARIAVLADTSLQRHVLQQALTGNGYQVVLNSDPARLDEEALAACAADLWLVDLALSEDSPLVDSLLEHASAPVLFGEGHAPERHSEHYPRWERRLFGKLKNLVGDPAVAVGPSLQTLLAEAQRPARLELPKALADTPLVAGEPARQVWLLAASMGGPAAVKAFLDALPGGLPIGFLYAQHIDPSFESVLPQAVGRHSQWHVNPARPGDAVRCGEVVVVPISRELNFSDDGSMLACDRPWPEPYSPSIDQVMLNLAQHYGAQCGVIAFSGMGSDGSAAAAYLRRQGGLIWTQSAASCACPSMPDSLREGGYSSFSGEPRELAAALVEHLAAQCG comes from the coding sequence ATGACAGAGAAGACTTCTGCACGCATCGCCGTGCTCGCCGATACCTCGCTGCAGCGCCATGTGCTGCAGCAGGCGCTGACCGGAAATGGCTACCAGGTGGTGCTCAACAGCGACCCCGCCCGTCTCGATGAAGAGGCCCTGGCCGCCTGCGCGGCGGACCTCTGGCTGGTGGACCTGGCGCTTTCCGAAGATTCGCCCCTGGTAGACAGCCTGCTGGAGCACGCCAGCGCACCGGTGCTGTTTGGCGAGGGCCATGCGCCGGAACGTCATTCCGAGCACTACCCACGCTGGGAGCGGCGGCTGTTCGGCAAGCTGAAAAACCTGGTGGGCGATCCGGCGGTGGCGGTAGGCCCGAGCCTGCAAACTCTGCTGGCCGAAGCCCAGCGTCCGGCACGCCTGGAGCTGCCCAAGGCCCTGGCCGACACCCCGCTGGTGGCCGGCGAGCCAGCGCGCCAGGTCTGGCTGCTGGCGGCCTCCATGGGCGGGCCGGCGGCAGTCAAGGCGTTCCTCGATGCCTTGCCGGGTGGCCTGCCGATCGGTTTTCTCTACGCCCAGCACATCGACCCCAGTTTCGAAAGCGTGCTGCCCCAGGCGGTCGGCCGCCACAGCCAGTGGCACGTGAATCCGGCGCGTCCCGGCGACGCCGTGCGTTGCGGCGAGGTGGTGGTTGTGCCGATCAGCCGCGAACTGAATTTCTCCGACGATGGCAGCATGTTGGCCTGCGACCGCCCCTGGCCGGAGCCCTACAGCCCCTCCATCGATCAGGTGATGCTCAACCTGGCCCAGCATTACGGCGCCCAATGTGGCGTCATCGCCTTCAGCGGCATGGGTAGCGATGGCAGTGCCGCCGCCGCCTACCTGCGCCGCCAGGGTGGACTGATCTGGACCCAGAGCGCCGCCAGTTGCGCCTGCCCGAGCATGCCGGACAGCCTGCGCGAAGGCGGCTACAGCAGCTTCAGCGGCGAGCCGCGTGAACTGGCGGCAGCGCTGGTCGAACATCTGGCCGCACAGTGCGGCTAA
- a CDS encoding chemotaxis protein CheW produces MSEVATTQNTSNSLTGLLLPLSDRTLLVPNVALAELIPYRAPQAAQGLPSWLLGQVAWRDLRLPLLSFEAAAGGEAKVGTGARVAVLNALGGRPHVKFIALLLQGIPRSLKLEADLPRADAPLSVLELEAVQLGTDVAKIPDLMALEQMLADAGLI; encoded by the coding sequence ATGAGCGAAGTCGCTACCACCCAGAACACCAGCAACAGCCTTACCGGGCTGTTATTGCCATTGTCCGACCGTACGCTGCTGGTGCCCAACGTGGCACTGGCCGAACTCATTCCCTACCGCGCACCCCAGGCCGCGCAGGGGCTGCCGAGCTGGTTGCTGGGTCAGGTGGCCTGGCGCGACCTGCGCCTGCCGCTGTTGTCCTTCGAAGCCGCTGCCGGCGGCGAGGCCAAGGTCGGCACCGGTGCCCGGGTGGCCGTGCTCAATGCGCTGGGCGGCCGTCCCCATGTGAAGTTCATTGCGCTGCTGCTGCAGGGCATTCCGCGCTCGCTGAAGCTGGAAGCCGACCTCCCACGTGCCGACGCGCCCCTCTCGGTGCTGGAGCTGGAAGCGGTGCAACTGGGCACCGACGTGGCGAAGATCCCTGATCTGATGGCGCTGGAGCAGATGCTGGCAGACGCCGGCCTGATCTGA
- a CDS encoding 16S rRNA (uracil(1498)-N(3))-methyltransferase has protein sequence MRLSRFFIDAPLSLGQHELPEAQAHYIGRVLRLVSGDAVQLFDGSGQEYLGELVDVGKKAVRVELRETIAGQAESPLRVHLGQGLSRGERMDWAIQKATELGVAEISPIVSERCEVRLKDERADKRLAHWRQVAISACEQCGRSVLPVIHSPVTLADWQRQVEADLKLVLHPVAEPLASHARPGTLAFLIGPEGGLSKAEVEAAKAAGFHAARLGPRVLRTETAPIVALSVAQQLWGDF, from the coding sequence ATGCGCCTCTCCCGCTTCTTCATCGACGCCCCGCTCTCCCTCGGCCAGCACGAGCTGCCCGAAGCCCAGGCCCACTACATCGGCCGCGTGCTGCGCCTTGTCTCCGGCGACGCCGTGCAGCTGTTCGACGGTTCCGGCCAGGAGTACCTGGGCGAGCTGGTCGACGTGGGCAAGAAGGCGGTGCGCGTGGAGTTGCGCGAAACCATCGCAGGCCAGGCCGAGTCGCCCCTGCGGGTGCATCTGGGCCAGGGCTTGTCGCGTGGGGAGCGAATGGACTGGGCCATCCAGAAGGCCACCGAACTGGGCGTGGCCGAGATCAGCCCCATCGTCAGCGAGCGTTGCGAGGTGCGCCTGAAGGACGAGCGTGCCGACAAACGCCTGGCCCACTGGCGCCAGGTGGCCATCAGTGCCTGCGAACAGTGCGGTCGCTCGGTGCTGCCGGTGATCCACTCCCCAGTGACCCTGGCCGACTGGCAGCGCCAGGTAGAAGCGGACCTCAAACTGGTCCTGCATCCGGTGGCCGAACCCCTGGCCAGCCATGCCAGACCCGGCACCCTGGCATTCCTGATCGGCCCCGAGGGCGGCCTGTCCAAGGCCGAGGTGGAGGCGGCGAAGGCGGCAGGCTTCCACGCCGCGCGCCTTGGGCCACGGGTGTTGCGCACCGAAACGGCACCCATCGTGGCGCTCAGCGTGGCGCAGCAGCTGTGGGGCGATTTCTAG